One genomic region from Kineobactrum salinum encodes:
- a CDS encoding GFA family protein: MKRTGSCLCGAVRVSVDAAATDLGACHCARCRKWSGGPLMELECGSDVKFEGFENIEVFKSSDWAERGFCKVCGSHLFIKSVESGEYGIPPGLFDSDKGIDFNRQVFFDKKPDYYSFSNTTRNITSEYIYEHFPQARDENT; this comes from the coding sequence ATGAAAAGGACAGGTAGTTGCCTCTGTGGTGCGGTTAGAGTCAGTGTAGACGCTGCAGCAACTGACCTTGGCGCCTGTCATTGTGCAAGATGTCGGAAATGGTCGGGCGGCCCATTGATGGAGCTTGAATGTGGTTCCGATGTGAAATTTGAAGGTTTTGAGAATATCGAAGTCTTCAAGTCCTCGGACTGGGCTGAAAGGGGGTTCTGCAAAGTGTGTGGAAGCCACCTTTTTATTAAGTCGGTTGAAAGCGGCGAGTATGGTATCCCGCCGGGGCTGTTTGATAGCGACAAAGGTATAGATTTCAATCGGCAGGTGTTCTTCGATAAGAAGCCAGACTACTACAGCTTCTCAAACACTACTCGCAATATCACTAGCGAATACATATATGAACATTTCCCACAGGCTCGCGATGAAAACACGTAA
- a CDS encoding addiction module protein encodes MSTAELETLRNAALSLTEQERAKLASDLMASLDGPSEGDVAEAWDIEICRRINEIESGKAELLDLDEVLARAKSRIGA; translated from the coding sequence ATGAGTACGGCAGAACTTGAAACTCTCAGGAATGCTGCCCTAAGCCTGACTGAGCAGGAACGGGCTAAACTTGCCAGTGATCTTATGGCCAGCCTCGATGGCCCCTCTGAGGGAGATGTCGCAGAAGCTTGGGATATCGAAATTTGCCGGAGAATCAATGAGATAGAGTCCGGCAAAGCAGAATTACTGGACTTGGATGAAGTCCTTGCCAGAGCCAAATCTCGCATAGGTGCCTGA
- a CDS encoding alpha/beta fold hydrolase translates to MPEKFVPVDGRSLWSHSVGSDGRDVILLVSGANASALMWPDEFVELLVSKGYRVIRYDHRDTGRSTFIGFDDAPYTVEDLASDAVLILDAWEVGKAHVVGLSIGATLGQVLALDHSDRLYSLTLMCGAALDVDFVGNIGRAFSGESSPDGLPLPNKEVLEALSARATPSESMEEELDRRVKEWGLLSGEKLEFDAADFRLREQRCIDHAGTWVQPGNHAMASPVPLSRGRELGKVSVPALVIQGSEDPLNPPPHGKHIADLLPNGRLVEVDGLGHCLPKALLPRIADEITHHAEQSHAADARTSRG, encoded by the coding sequence GTGCCAGAGAAATTTGTCCCCGTGGATGGCAGGTCACTTTGGAGTCATTCTGTCGGCTCGGACGGACGGGACGTCATACTATTGGTTTCAGGTGCGAATGCATCAGCTTTGATGTGGCCGGATGAATTCGTTGAACTGCTCGTGTCCAAGGGATATCGCGTGATTCGGTATGATCATCGTGATACTGGACGCTCTACCTTTATTGGGTTTGATGATGCCCCCTATACCGTGGAGGATCTGGCGTCCGATGCGGTATTAATTCTCGACGCGTGGGAAGTGGGCAAGGCCCATGTTGTTGGCTTATCGATAGGCGCGACGTTAGGCCAAGTGCTTGCGCTTGATCATTCGGATCGGCTCTACAGTTTGACCCTCATGTGTGGAGCAGCACTCGATGTGGACTTCGTCGGCAATATCGGACGGGCCTTTTCAGGAGAAAGTTCACCGGATGGTTTGCCCCTTCCAAACAAGGAGGTGCTTGAAGCGCTCTCTGCGCGAGCAACGCCCTCAGAGAGTATGGAGGAAGAACTTGATCGTCGCGTAAAAGAATGGGGTCTCCTTTCAGGAGAAAAGCTCGAGTTTGATGCGGCTGATTTTCGGCTCCGTGAGCAACGATGTATAGATCATGCCGGAACTTGGGTACAGCCCGGAAATCACGCGATGGCATCGCCAGTACCTCTATCCAGAGGGAGGGAGCTGGGCAAGGTGAGCGTTCCGGCCTTGGTGATTCAGGGCTCTGAGGACCCTCTCAATCCGCCACCCCACGGCAAGCACATTGCGGATTTGTTGCCGAACGGTCGCCTGGTTGAAGTTGATGGTCTTGGGCACTGTCTTCCAAAAGCCTTGCTGCCTCGGATAGCAGATGAAATTACCCATCATGCTGAACAAAGCCATGCAGCCGACGCTCGTACCTCGCGCGGCTGA
- a CDS encoding GFA family protein, producing the protein MDGNPMTKHVGSCLCGTVRFEVHGDFDSFYLCHCEYCQKDTGSAHAANLFSQSAKLTWLAGVDAVTSFTLPDTRHNKSFCRSCGSALPSTQLTDLLVVPAGCLDTEVSVLPTAHIFTSSRAAWDAAIGDVPEFEGLPE; encoded by the coding sequence ATGGATGGGAATCCTATGACTAAGCATGTTGGTTCTTGCCTGTGTGGCACAGTGAGATTTGAGGTCCATGGTGACTTCGACAGCTTTTACCTGTGCCATTGTGAGTATTGCCAAAAAGATACGGGATCTGCTCATGCGGCAAATTTATTTTCGCAGTCAGCTAAACTGACCTGGCTGGCGGGTGTAGATGCTGTGACTTCCTTTACGCTTCCAGATACTCGCCACAACAAAAGCTTCTGTAGGTCGTGTGGTTCAGCATTACCAAGCACCCAACTTACAGACCTGCTCGTTGTTCCCGCAGGGTGTTTGGATACTGAAGTCTCTGTATTGCCAACTGCGCACATCTTCACATCGAGCAGAGCGGCTTGGGACGCGGCGATTGGTGACGTGCCAGAGTTCGAGGGCCTGCCAGAGTAG